The Argonema galeatum A003/A1 genome includes a window with the following:
- a CDS encoding pentapeptide repeat-containing protein, with amino-acid sequence MERSFLLRLYEMGERDFTGVDLRGADLSGVTLIDVNLSGANLTGANLSRAFLTKSNLSGAFLNWANLTFVKMSEGYMADADFTKADISGAFMVKSNLSRAKLSGANLTGVNLRGSDLEKANLCGANLENINLRGANLIGANLNWAKLSGARLSGAALYGAFLNNVNLTGAFLNGVDLNGVDLNGANLSEAKLNGAKLQAANLTATNFSEAQLHGVSLTGADLTGADLTNASLCKAKLNWSNLSKADLSKADLKGANLLGAKIDGAEFTDVTMFDSTRRYLCTIATGTTVWSGRETRATLTFSPNPARQAILS; translated from the coding sequence ATGGAACGTAGCTTCTTACTCAGGCTTTATGAAATGGGAGAAAGAGATTTCACCGGGGTCGATCTGCGGGGCGCAGACCTGAGTGGTGTCACCTTGATCGACGTAAACTTATCGGGAGCGAACCTCACAGGAGCCAACCTCAGCAGAGCTTTTCTAACAAAATCAAACTTGAGTGGGGCTTTTCTGAACTGGGCGAATCTGACTTTTGTCAAAATGAGCGAAGGCTATATGGCAGATGCAGACTTCACTAAAGCTGACATTAGCGGTGCCTTCATGGTGAAGTCTAACCTAAGTAGGGCAAAATTGAGTGGGGCAAATCTTACTGGAGTCAATCTCAGAGGATCTGACCTTGAGAAAGCCAATCTCTGCGGAGCAAATTTAGAAAATATCAATCTGCGGGGGGCTAACCTCATAGGAGCCAACCTCAACTGGGCTAAACTGTCTGGTGCTAGACTAAGCGGGGCAGCACTGTATGGAGCCTTTTTAAACAATGTCAACCTCACAGGAGCGTTTCTGAATGGTGTTGACCTGAATGGTGTCGATCTTAATGGAGCGAATCTCAGCGAGGCAAAGTTGAATGGGGCGAAACTGCAAGCAGCGAACCTGACGGCAACTAATTTCAGTGAAGCTCAATTGCATGGGGTTAGCTTGACAGGCGCAGACTTGACAGGCGCAGACTTAACGAACGCTTCTCTTTGCAAAGCTAAACTTAATTGGTCGAACTTGAGTAAAGCAGACTTGAGCAAAGCAGACCTCAAGGGGGCGAACTTGCTGGGAGCCAAAATTGATGGGGCAGAATTTACAGATGTCACCATGTTTGATTCGACTAGACGATATCTTTGTACGATCGCAACAGGGACGACGGTGTGGTCTGGGAGAGAAACTAGAGCCACCCTAACCTTTTCCCCAAATCCAGCCAGACAGGCAATTTTGAGCTAA
- a CDS encoding sugar transferase yields the protein MMTHTALSPTLVPSARSLSFPAHHPSTSSTLKRLVDIAGSIVGLLILAIVFVPIAIAIKLDNPGPILYSQDRCGLRGQRFKIRKFRSMVTNADALKSQIKNEAKGLIFKNENDPRVTRVGRFLRKTSLDELPQFWNVLVGEMSLVGTRPPTFDEVANYNDHHWRRLNVKPGLTGEWQVNGRSSVKDFEDIVLLDLRYQNVWTPLYDMTLILKTVQVVLAKKGAC from the coding sequence ATGATGACCCATACAGCACTATCGCCAACACTTGTTCCTTCAGCAAGATCCCTATCCTTTCCGGCGCATCACCCTTCGACTAGCTCAACTCTTAAGCGTTTGGTGGACATAGCGGGCAGTATAGTAGGGTTACTGATTCTGGCAATCGTTTTTGTACCGATCGCGATCGCAATCAAACTTGACAATCCTGGCCCGATACTTTACAGCCAAGATCGCTGCGGACTCCGGGGCCAACGCTTTAAAATTCGCAAGTTTCGATCGATGGTCACAAATGCCGACGCCCTCAAATCCCAAATTAAGAACGAAGCTAAAGGACTAATCTTTAAGAACGAAAACGATCCGCGTGTCACTAGAGTCGGGCGTTTCTTACGCAAAACGAGCCTAGATGAACTGCCCCAATTTTGGAACGTCCTGGTTGGAGAGATGAGCTTGGTTGGTACTAGACCACCCACATTTGATGAAGTCGCTAACTACAACGATCATCATTGGCGCAGATTAAATGTTAAGCCAGGTCTGACAGGTGAATGGCAGGTTAACGGTCGTTCTTCGGTAAAGGATTTTGAAGACATCGTTCTTCTAGACCTACGCTACCAAAATGTTTGGACTCCTTTGTATGACATGACTTTGATCCTAAAAACTGTACAAGTCGTTTTGGCTAAGAAGGGCGCTTGCTAA
- the galE gene encoding UDP-glucose 4-epimerase GalE, translated as MSEAKSTILVTGGAGYIGTHAVLALKRAGYEVIVLDNLVYGHRELVEDVLQVKLIVGDTNDRTLLDELFATHNIAAVMHFAAYIAVGESVVEPGKYYRNNVTGTLTLLEAMVAASVKKFVFSSTCAVYGEPQKVPIPEDHPYNPMSPYASSKLMVERILADFDVAYGLKSVIFRYFNAAGAEPTGLLGEDHNPETHLIPLVLLAALGKRESITILGTDYPTPDGTGVRDYIHVCDLADAHVLGVKYLLKGNNSEIFNLGNGNGFSVREVIETGKAVTGRDFKVVESDRRPGDVPVLVGSSDKAKQNLGWSPQYLDLREIVMHAWQWHQKRHE; from the coding sequence GTGTCGGAAGCTAAATCCACAATTTTAGTCACAGGGGGAGCCGGTTATATCGGTACCCATGCGGTGCTGGCGCTGAAGCGTGCTGGCTATGAGGTCATTGTTCTCGACAACTTGGTGTATGGACACCGAGAGTTGGTGGAAGATGTCCTTCAGGTAAAACTGATTGTCGGCGATACGAACGATCGCACCCTGCTTGACGAGCTGTTTGCCACCCACAATATCGCAGCAGTCATGCACTTTGCCGCCTATATCGCTGTAGGCGAATCGGTTGTAGAGCCGGGAAAATATTACCGTAACAACGTAACTGGCACCTTGACTCTCCTAGAAGCTATGGTGGCAGCTTCTGTGAAAAAATTCGTCTTTTCCTCGACTTGTGCTGTATATGGCGAACCGCAGAAGGTTCCTATCCCAGAAGACCATCCTTACAATCCCATGAGTCCCTATGCCAGCAGTAAGTTAATGGTAGAGAGGATTTTGGCGGATTTTGATGTGGCTTACGGTTTGAAGTCAGTTATTTTCCGTTACTTCAATGCTGCTGGTGCCGAACCGACTGGTTTGCTGGGCGAAGATCACAACCCGGAAACACACTTGATTCCGCTGGTACTCCTAGCTGCTTTGGGTAAGCGAGAATCGATTACTATTTTGGGTACTGATTACCCGACACCAGATGGAACGGGCGTGCGCGATTATATCCATGTTTGCGATTTGGCAGATGCTCACGTTTTGGGCGTGAAGTATCTGTTAAAAGGAAATAATAGCGAAATATTTAATTTAGGAAATGGCAACGGATTTTCGGTCAGAGAAGTAATTGAAACGGGAAAGGCTGTGACTGGCCGCGATTTTAAGGTGGTCGAGAGCGATCGCCGTCCGGGTGATGTGCCAGTTTTAGTTGGCAGTAGCGATAAAGCGAAGCAAAATCTGGGCTGGTCTCCTCAGTACTTAGATTTGCGGGAGATTGTAATGCACGCTTGGCAATGGCATCAAAAACGGCATGAATAA
- the pap gene encoding polyphosphate:AMP phosphotransferase, with product MLDNLDLDLCLDKAAYKSQIETLMRTLRSLQKACWEKKMPVIVVLEGWAAAGKGALVKKMVGYMDPRGFAVHPIWPPSPEEQQYPFLWRFWKQLPARGSIGFFYHSWYIHVLEDRLFERVKETQVPMVMQHINAFEHQMADDGVAIAKFWIHLSEKELKQRLKKYASDSLQSWRVRREDWQQHKNYDKYVALAEEMLVYTSTGPAPWTLVEGDCQRWARVKVLTQLASSIQEALDRLHYRTPAPILPPPDHLNPSEPDFLAQVDLNLSLSHGEYKKQLRHEQIRLLKLQQRIDENQIPVLVLFEGWDAAGKGGAIKRLTDILDPRSYKVNAFAAPTEEEKAHHYLWRFWRKLPTAGRFGIFDRSWYGRVLVERVEGFATETEWRRAYQEINEFEAQLTGDGYVLVKFWLHISPEKQLERFNERENDSFKGYKLTEEDWRNREKWPLYEVAVNQAIQRTSTPTAPWTSIAANDKYYARVKVIQTVTDAIRRQLKNR from the coding sequence ATGCTGGATAACCTCGATCTAGATCTTTGCCTTGATAAAGCGGCCTACAAATCGCAGATTGAAACCTTGATGCGAACTCTGCGATCGCTCCAAAAAGCTTGTTGGGAAAAAAAAATGCCCGTAATTGTCGTGCTGGAAGGCTGGGCAGCGGCGGGCAAAGGTGCCTTAGTCAAGAAAATGGTGGGATACATGGACCCGCGTGGGTTTGCAGTCCATCCGATCTGGCCGCCTAGCCCAGAAGAACAACAATACCCATTTTTGTGGCGATTTTGGAAGCAACTACCAGCCCGTGGCAGCATCGGGTTTTTCTATCACAGCTGGTATATCCACGTCTTAGAAGACCGCCTGTTTGAACGGGTAAAGGAAACGCAAGTGCCGATGGTGATGCAGCACATCAATGCGTTTGAACACCAGATGGCGGATGATGGAGTTGCGATCGCCAAATTTTGGATTCATCTAAGCGAAAAGGAATTGAAGCAGCGGCTCAAAAAATACGCTTCCGACTCCTTGCAATCCTGGCGGGTGCGCCGAGAAGACTGGCAGCAACACAAAAATTACGATAAATATGTCGCCCTTGCCGAAGAAATGCTCGTTTACACCAGCACCGGGCCAGCCCCTTGGACATTAGTAGAAGGCGACTGTCAGCGGTGGGCGAGGGTGAAAGTCCTCACCCAACTGGCAAGCTCAATCCAAGAGGCACTCGATCGACTTCACTATCGCACACCAGCACCAATTCTCCCCCCGCCAGACCACCTCAACCCATCCGAACCTGATTTCTTGGCTCAAGTAGATCTAAATCTCTCCCTCTCGCATGGAGAATATAAAAAACAATTACGCCACGAACAGATCCGGCTACTCAAACTACAGCAGCGCATCGACGAAAATCAGATTCCAGTTCTGGTTTTGTTTGAAGGCTGGGATGCCGCCGGTAAAGGTGGGGCAATCAAACGCCTTACCGACATTCTCGACCCCCGCAGTTACAAGGTTAATGCCTTTGCCGCACCCACAGAGGAAGAGAAAGCGCACCATTACCTGTGGCGATTCTGGCGAAAATTACCAACTGCGGGCAGATTTGGCATTTTCGATCGCAGTTGGTATGGTCGAGTATTGGTAGAACGAGTCGAAGGCTTTGCCACAGAAACCGAATGGCGTCGCGCCTATCAAGAAATCAACGAGTTTGAAGCCCAACTGACTGGCGATGGCTACGTTTTGGTCAAGTTTTGGCTGCACATCAGCCCCGAAAAACAGCTAGAACGGTTCAACGAACGCGAGAATGACTCGTTTAAGGGATATAAACTCACAGAGGAAGATTGGCGCAATCGAGAAAAGTGGCCTTTATATGAAGTGGCGGTAAATCAGGCAATTCAGCGTACCAGCACACCCACCGCTCCTTGGACTTCGATCGCCGCTAATGATAAGTACTATGCCCGTGTTAAGGTGATTCAAACAGTTACTGACGCC